In a single window of the Natronosalvus caseinilyticus genome:
- a CDS encoding PQQ-binding-like beta-propeller repeat protein: MYDLSRRRVLRLGGASLASSTAGCLDQSESDDSTPNAGNSDGNDNGNAPEDDPLIESIDNPLEATYPNGVTQFRGSLENWGYRPQETIPDAVEQAWRLPEVNTGDHSAAKASATPTPDGGLVMPGDTGVVTALTADGEVLWEADTETDGNGIHGTAVVTADTVFIGAYDGVLYAFDLETGDEVWAEKLGGSIGSSPIFDGERVFVAVEYPDPEGSMFAVDPDTGEVLWEDAERRPTDHPHSTPAIDPDAGRLVVGANDGVLYGWSYPDLELEWTFETDPDNGTDGEIKGPVATYDGGAYFGSWDQRIYRVDLEDGTEDWSVETGGLSMTGPGVDPSLGVVFAGSHDGNLYALDAATGEEYWRFGTDDPLTGCPTVCADRVVFGSKDRTLYAVEKQTGEEIWHVDHDGIVTSTPLVADGAIYYAERAPAPEDGETDGGAYKLVEA; this comes from the coding sequence ATGTACGACCTCTCCCGACGACGTGTCCTCCGACTCGGCGGCGCGAGTCTCGCGTCGTCGACCGCGGGTTGTCTCGACCAGTCGGAATCCGACGACTCGACGCCGAACGCCGGTAATAGTGACGGCAACGACAACGGCAACGCCCCCGAAGACGACCCCCTGATCGAGTCCATCGACAATCCACTCGAGGCGACCTACCCCAATGGCGTTACCCAGTTTCGGGGTTCGCTCGAGAACTGGGGATACCGTCCCCAGGAAACGATCCCCGACGCGGTCGAGCAGGCCTGGCGCCTCCCGGAGGTAAACACCGGCGATCACAGCGCGGCGAAAGCGAGCGCGACGCCGACGCCAGACGGCGGTCTCGTGATGCCAGGCGACACCGGCGTCGTCACGGCGCTCACCGCCGATGGCGAGGTGCTGTGGGAAGCCGACACCGAGACGGACGGCAACGGCATCCACGGGACGGCCGTCGTCACCGCAGATACCGTCTTCATCGGTGCTTACGACGGCGTCCTCTACGCGTTCGACCTCGAAACCGGCGACGAGGTGTGGGCCGAGAAGCTGGGCGGGTCGATCGGCTCGAGTCCGATCTTCGACGGCGAGCGCGTCTTCGTGGCCGTCGAGTACCCCGATCCCGAGGGCAGCATGTTCGCCGTCGACCCCGACACCGGCGAGGTGCTGTGGGAGGACGCCGAGCGCCGGCCCACCGACCACCCCCACTCGACGCCCGCGATCGATCCCGACGCGGGGCGACTGGTCGTCGGCGCCAACGACGGCGTGCTCTACGGCTGGTCGTACCCGGACCTGGAACTCGAGTGGACGTTCGAGACCGACCCCGACAACGGCACCGACGGCGAGATCAAAGGGCCGGTCGCCACCTACGACGGCGGGGCCTACTTCGGCTCGTGGGACCAGCGCATCTACCGGGTCGACCTCGAGGACGGCACCGAGGACTGGTCGGTCGAGACAGGCGGGCTCTCGATGACGGGCCCAGGGGTCGATCCGAGCCTCGGAGTCGTCTTCGCGGGGAGTCACGACGGCAACCTCTACGCGCTCGACGCCGCCACCGGCGAGGAGTACTGGCGATTCGGAACCGACGACCCGCTCACCGGGTGCCCGACGGTGTGTGCCGACCGGGTGGTCTTCGGCTCGAAGGACCGGACGCTGTACGCCGTCGAGAAACAGACCGGCGAGGAAATCTGGCACGTCGACCACGACGGCATCGTCACGAGCACGCCGCTGGTCGCCGACGGCGCCATCTACTACGCCGAGCGGGCGCCCGCTCCCGAGGACGGCGAGACTGACGGGGGTGCCTACAAGCTCGTCGAAGCCTGA
- a CDS encoding class I SAM-dependent methyltransferase, with protein MSEDEVARTLQAYESDADAYVEKYRTESVLARYGEAFLEALEATGRTRVLDVGCGPGVDSAALEARGYDAVGLDPTESFLRAATAAVPSASFLRGDMRALPVATGAVDGLWACASFLHVPRADAPATLREFRRVLDADAVLYLSVKRPDLAARDGSDRHFEPYRSAEIRDLLEAAGFERVTVTELDGWVSAIARTPAE; from the coding sequence ATGAGCGAAGACGAGGTCGCTCGAACCCTGCAGGCCTACGAATCGGACGCCGACGCCTACGTCGAGAAGTACCGGACCGAGTCGGTGCTCGCCCGGTACGGCGAGGCGTTCCTCGAGGCGCTCGAGGCCACTGGCAGGACGCGCGTCCTCGACGTCGGCTGTGGCCCCGGCGTAGACTCGGCGGCGCTCGAGGCCCGCGGCTACGACGCCGTTGGCCTGGATCCGACCGAGTCGTTCCTCCGGGCGGCGACGGCGGCCGTCCCGTCGGCGTCGTTCCTTCGAGGCGACATGCGCGCGCTCCCCGTCGCGACCGGCGCGGTCGACGGCCTCTGGGCGTGCGCATCGTTTCTCCACGTCCCACGGGCGGACGCGCCCGCGACGCTCCGCGAGTTCCGACGGGTGCTCGACGCCGACGCCGTTCTGTACCTCTCCGTCAAACGACCGGACCTGGCCGCCCGCGACGGGAGCGACCGCCACTTCGAGCCCTACCGATCGGCGGAGATTCGCGACCTGCTCGAGGCGGCCGGGTTCGAACGGGTGACGGTGACCGAGCTAGACGGGTGGGTCTCCGCGATCGCTCGTACGCCTGCCGAATAG
- the rnhB gene encoding ribonuclease HII: MPFGVDEAGKGPVFGSMFAAAVWAPTRDALPDGVADSKRLSPGRRETLAENIRADARLRVGVAEISTDRIDAPDTDMNGLTVKAHASALEGAASGCDEPLPKSTTAHCDACDTDADRFARRVTDACTLETTIEATHGADDDDLLVGAASIVAKVARDAHVAAIADEYGEVGSGYPSDPTTRAFLEEYVARYDELPPFARASWSTCADVLADAEQTGLEQF; the protein is encoded by the coding sequence ATGCCCTTTGGTGTCGACGAAGCCGGCAAAGGCCCCGTCTTCGGGTCCATGTTCGCCGCCGCGGTCTGGGCCCCGACTCGAGACGCCCTCCCCGACGGCGTCGCCGACTCCAAGCGCCTCTCGCCGGGGCGACGGGAGACCCTGGCCGAGAACATCCGCGCGGACGCTCGACTTCGGGTCGGCGTCGCCGAAATTTCCACTGACCGTATCGACGCCCCCGACACCGACATGAACGGCCTGACCGTCAAGGCTCACGCGAGCGCGCTCGAGGGGGCCGCTTCCGGGTGTGACGAACCCCTTCCGAAATCGACGACGGCCCACTGCGACGCGTGCGACACCGACGCAGACCGCTTCGCCCGCCGGGTCACCGATGCCTGCACCCTCGAGACCACGATCGAGGCGACCCACGGCGCCGACGACGACGACCTGCTCGTCGGGGCCGCGAGCATCGTCGCCAAGGTCGCCCGCGACGCCCACGTCGCCGCTATCGCCGACGAGTACGGCGAGGTCGGCAGCGGCTACCCCTCCGACCCGACCACGCGGGCGTTTCTCGAGGAGTACGTCGCGAGATACGATGAATTGCCGCCGTTCGCCCGCGCGTCGTGGTCGACCTGCGCCGACGTGCTCGCCGACGCCGAACAGACGGGCCTCGAGCAATTTTGA
- a CDS encoding tryptophanase, with translation MVHYKSTMVEPIDLPSRGERERALEDAGYNVFNLDAEDVFIDLLTDSGTGTMSEDQWAALIRGDESYAGSKSFRRLEAAVEEVMGFPHVVPAHQGRGAENVLYGTLLEEGDVALNNTHFDTTRAHVANQGADPVDCPVEVATDPGAPGDFKGDFSLERGREVVEEVGADRVPVVIQTITNNSAAGQPVSVENTRRVAEFADEIDATFVVDACRFAENAYFVVEREAEFAEASVAEVAREQLGYADALVMSGKKDGLANVGGFVATQDEALADRCKQRAILYEGFPTYGGMAGRDMEALAVGLREAVEEAYVADRVGSIRTLASLLEDRDVPVYTPTGGHAVYLDAEAVFPHLESSDFPGQVLVCELYREGGVRGVELGSFAFPGTDRPELVRLAVPRRTYHREHFEHVADAAAAVLERADEATGLEIKREPEVPELRHFTAELEPVSR, from the coding sequence ATGGTACACTACAAGTCGACGATGGTCGAACCGATCGACCTCCCTTCTCGCGGCGAGCGCGAACGCGCCCTCGAGGACGCGGGCTACAACGTCTTCAACCTCGACGCCGAGGACGTCTTCATCGACCTGCTGACCGACAGCGGCACGGGAACGATGAGCGAGGACCAGTGGGCGGCCCTGATCCGGGGCGACGAGTCCTACGCCGGCTCGAAGAGCTTCCGACGGCTCGAGGCGGCCGTCGAGGAGGTCATGGGCTTTCCCCACGTCGTCCCGGCCCACCAGGGGCGCGGGGCCGAGAACGTCCTCTATGGAACCCTGCTCGAGGAGGGTGACGTCGCCCTGAACAACACCCACTTCGACACGACGCGGGCACACGTCGCCAACCAGGGCGCCGACCCGGTCGACTGCCCGGTCGAGGTGGCGACCGACCCCGGGGCCCCTGGAGACTTCAAGGGCGACTTCTCGCTCGAGCGCGGCCGCGAGGTCGTCGAGGAGGTGGGCGCCGACCGCGTCCCCGTGGTCATCCAGACGATCACGAACAACTCGGCGGCGGGTCAGCCGGTGAGCGTCGAGAACACCCGCCGGGTCGCCGAGTTCGCCGACGAGATCGACGCCACGTTCGTCGTCGACGCCTGTCGCTTCGCCGAGAACGCCTACTTCGTCGTCGAGCGCGAAGCTGAGTTCGCCGAGGCGTCGGTCGCAGAGGTCGCCCGCGAGCAGCTGGGCTACGCCGACGCGCTGGTCATGAGCGGCAAGAAAGACGGCCTCGCGAACGTCGGCGGGTTCGTCGCCACGCAGGACGAGGCGCTGGCCGACCGCTGCAAACAGCGGGCGATCCTCTACGAGGGCTTCCCGACCTACGGCGGCATGGCCGGTCGAGACATGGAGGCCCTGGCGGTCGGCCTCCGGGAAGCCGTCGAGGAGGCTTACGTGGCCGACCGCGTCGGGAGCATTCGGACACTCGCGAGCCTGCTCGAGGATCGCGACGTCCCCGTCTACACGCCGACCGGCGGCCACGCGGTCTACCTCGACGCCGAGGCCGTCTTCCCGCACCTCGAGTCGAGCGACTTCCCTGGACAGGTGCTGGTCTGTGAACTCTACCGCGAGGGAGGCGTTCGCGGCGTCGAACTCGGGAGCTTCGCGTTCCCCGGCACCGACCGCCCGGAACTCGTCCGGCTGGCGGTCCCTCGCCGGACCTACCACCGCGAGCACTTCGAACACGTCGCCGACGCTGCGGCGGCCGTCCTCGAGCGCGCCGACGAGGCAACGGGGCTCGAGATCAAGCGCGAACCCGAGGTGCCCGAACTGCGCCACTTCACGGCCGAACTCGAGCCGGTTTCGAGATAG
- a CDS encoding DUF5810 domain-containing protein, which yields MGYVCPICEAGVTDGRQLADHLAVTASLGRTAHLEWLEEHAPNWDSRTRDELADAVTPHALEVELPVSKDAPEGPGSVAQSERGAGARTQQNSRDPKDPKDPRLEDAIARQARGPGRGDVTAETRDVLEEAMALTDRMEGGATGDEGDPETRLEDETGNENA from the coding sequence ATGGGATACGTCTGTCCAATCTGTGAGGCGGGCGTCACCGACGGCCGCCAGCTCGCCGACCACCTCGCCGTCACCGCGTCGCTCGGTCGCACCGCCCACCTCGAGTGGCTCGAGGAGCACGCTCCCAACTGGGACTCGAGAACGCGGGACGAACTCGCCGACGCCGTCACCCCGCACGCGCTCGAGGTGGAGTTGCCGGTCTCGAAAGACGCTCCCGAGGGGCCGGGTTCGGTCGCGCAGTCGGAGCGGGGGGCGGGCGCGAGGACCCAGCAGAACTCGAGGGACCCGAAAGACCCGAAAGATCCCAGGCTCGAGGACGCCATCGCCCGACAGGCGCGTGGGCCTGGACGGGGGGACGTGACCGCCGAAACCAGGGACGTCCTCGAGGAGGCGATGGCGCTGACGGATCGAATGGAGGGCGGCGCTACGGGAGACGAGGGCGACCCGGAGACACGCCTCGAGGACGAAACTGGAAACGAAAACGCGTAA
- a CDS encoding ATPase domain-containing protein, with protein sequence MNDASATDDTRCAFCGHACPLEPVTEDDEGADPDRVFCSRACRDAFRENEDGSRREAGHRTLETGVAALEASLPQGLPRNSFVLLVGNSGTREEAIQAELVWRALERGEPAIVVAFTEPPTSVVENFLAMDWNVLPYLESGQLRVLDCFTSRMDDPERLHDRMTEWNTHLRRVVEPQTATVRDPSDAHEVLNVLDNGLEDLEMIETGLVVVDSIAEFASLVQPVQAYDFVRDARAEVCKGRFVPLIAGGTVAGGEEVFPRNLAYAVDGVIDLALDNSIVEDTLFRRLRVRKLRGVLAISEWHTYEYTSGLGMVTFDPLEELEGERGDGGGGQDGNGEGEGGEGADAEKTSGKGADKASGTNDETGGTNDPRDDVDGGERIDEPHVEERNS encoded by the coding sequence ATGAACGACGCGTCGGCGACGGACGACACTCGCTGTGCGTTCTGTGGACACGCGTGCCCGCTCGAGCCGGTTACCGAAGACGACGAGGGAGCGGACCCGGACCGGGTCTTCTGCTCGCGCGCCTGCCGCGACGCTTTTCGGGAGAACGAAGACGGGTCCCGACGCGAGGCGGGACACCGAACGCTCGAGACGGGCGTCGCCGCCCTCGAGGCGAGCCTCCCGCAGGGACTCCCGCGCAACTCGTTCGTCCTCCTGGTGGGCAACTCCGGGACGCGCGAGGAGGCCATCCAGGCCGAACTGGTCTGGCGCGCGCTCGAGCGCGGCGAACCGGCAATCGTGGTGGCGTTCACCGAACCGCCCACGTCGGTCGTCGAGAACTTCCTCGCGATGGACTGGAACGTCCTCCCCTACCTCGAGTCCGGCCAACTTCGCGTCCTCGACTGCTTCACCTCCAGGATGGACGACCCCGAGCGCCTCCACGACCGGATGACCGAGTGGAACACACACCTGCGGCGCGTCGTCGAGCCCCAGACGGCCACCGTCCGCGATCCGAGCGACGCCCACGAGGTACTGAACGTCCTCGACAACGGCCTCGAGGACCTCGAAATGATCGAGACGGGGCTGGTCGTCGTCGACTCCATCGCGGAGTTCGCCTCGCTCGTCCAGCCCGTCCAAGCCTACGACTTCGTCCGGGACGCCCGCGCCGAGGTCTGCAAGGGCCGGTTCGTGCCGCTGATCGCCGGGGGAACGGTCGCGGGCGGCGAGGAGGTCTTCCCCCGGAACCTCGCGTACGCCGTCGACGGCGTGATCGACCTCGCACTCGACAACTCGATCGTCGAGGACACACTCTTTCGTCGACTCCGGGTGCGCAAGCTCCGGGGCGTCCTCGCGATCAGCGAGTGGCACACCTACGAGTACACGAGCGGGCTCGGTATGGTGACCTTCGATCCGCTCGAGGAACTCGAGGGTGAGCGCGGTGACGGTGGTGGAGGGCAGGACGGCAACGGTGAGGGCGAGGGTGGGGAAGGGGCAGACGCCGAGAAAACGAGCGGGAAGGGCGCCGACAAAGCGAGTGGGACAAACGACGAGACGGGCGGGACGAACGACCCTCGAGACGACGTCGATGGAGGCGAACGCATCGACGAGCCCCACGTCGAGGAACGGAACAGCTAA
- a CDS encoding DUF5809 family protein — MHTAGTFAPETLEDASDQYESVGPAAQTVVREVAKAMDFDREEYADRVSSDVVETARDALFASLLEVRVGTRKEYEDWRETYDGEVVEAGSEHVDHVVWHAAPTGEAVAATFHEKEEAAIATLRRQAFGRLYRDQL; from the coding sequence ATGCACACCGCCGGTACCTTCGCCCCCGAGACGCTCGAGGACGCGAGCGACCAGTACGAATCGGTGGGCCCCGCCGCCCAGACCGTCGTCCGCGAGGTCGCCAAAGCCATGGATTTCGACCGCGAGGAGTACGCCGACCGCGTCTCGAGCGACGTCGTGGAGACGGCTCGAGACGCCCTGTTCGCGAGTTTGCTCGAGGTTCGCGTCGGCACCCGCAAGGAGTACGAGGACTGGCGCGAGACGTACGACGGCGAGGTGGTCGAGGCGGGGAGCGAGCACGTCGATCACGTGGTCTGGCACGCCGCCCCGACCGGCGAGGCCGTCGCCGCGACTTTCCACGAGAAAGAGGAAGCCGCCATCGCGACGCTTCGGCGTCAGGCGTTCGGCCGACTGTACCGCGACCAGCTATAG